DNA sequence from the Campylobacter concisus genome:
AGACGCCGCACCAAATGCACTAGCCGCGCTATACTCCGACTGGATCGCGCATAAAAACGACGGCGAGAAAACGACGCAAATCGCTAAAATTTTGATCCCTCTTTTGGAGCAAAATTTAGACGTAGAGGGCGTAAAAGAAATTTTAGAGCTAAAAAGATATCTCGTCAAAAAATCTCAGTGGATCATCGGCGGCGACGGCTGGGCGTACGACATCGGCTTTGGTGGGCTTGACCACGTGCTAGCTAGCGGCGAGAACGTAAACGTGCTAGTGCTTGACACCGAGGTCTACTCAAACACCGGCGGCCAAAGCTCAAAATCCAGCCGCGCGGGCTCCATAGCGCAGTTTACCGCTAGCGGCAAGCCGATGCAGAAAAAAGATCTTGGCTATATCGCGATGACTTACGGAAACATCTTCGTAGCTCAAATCAACTCAAACGCGAGCCAAGCAAACACGATAAAAGCCATCGCCGCAGCCGAAGCCTACGACGGACCTAGCCTCGTGATAGCGTATTCGCCGTGTATCGCGCACGGTATCAAGGGCGGTATGGCCTACTCCGGAGGTCAAGGCGAGCTAGCGACCAAATGCGGCTACTGGCCGACCTACGTCTACGATCCACGCCTAATCAAAGAGGGCAAAAATCCGCTCAAAATGACCTCAAAAGAGCCGGATTGGTCGCTTTACGAGGAGTTTTTGCTAAACGAGGTTCGCTACAACTCGCTTAAAAAAACTAACCCGCAGCACGCAGACGAGCTGCTGGCTAAAAACAAGGCCGACGCGCAAAGACGCTACCGTCAGCTAAAACGCCTAAGCTTAGCCGACTTTAGCGATGAGGTCGAGTCTGGCGTAGAAGCTCATGATAATGAAAACGCCGAGTAAGGCGCAAATTTCCCTCGCTCAAATTTGACGGGCTATGGAAAATATCTGTAAATTTAGCCGCTCGTTCGGGCGGTTAAATTTGCTTTCAAATTTGAAAATTTTAAATTTAACGCGGCAAATTTAAAAGGCGCAAAATGAGCCAAACCCATCCTTTTAAACCTATTTTCGATAAAAACTCTAAAATTTTAATCCTCGGCTCCTTCCCTTCCGTCGTTTCTCGTAAATTTGGCTTTTACTACGCAAATCCGCAAAATCGCTTTTGGCGGGTGCTGGCTGGGATTTTAAACGCTCCAACGCCTACAAGTACGGACGAAAAGATAAATTTCCTGCTTGCCAGCCGCATCGCTATCTACGACGCTGCGATCTCGTGCGAGATAAAGGGCTCGAGCGATGCTAAAATGACCGCCGTCGTGCCTGCAAATTTAGAGCCGATCTTCAAAACCGCAAATATCACGCAAGTCTACGCAAACGGCGGTAAGGCGCACGAAATCTGCGAAAAATACCTAAAAACTCAAATTTTAAATGCAACGGGCAAAGAGCCCGTCAAGCTACCCTCGACTAGCCCGGCGAATGCAAATTTTAGCTTTGAAAGGCTCGTGCAAGATTGGGCAGTCGTCGCAGAGGCGCTAAAAGACGGCTAAATTTGACGCGAATTCTAAAATTTAACTCATCCGAAATAATCGCGCCTTCACCTTAAATTTAATTTCAAATTTTAAAATTACCTAAATCAAACAAAGCAGGAGAACCATGAAAATCCTAAAATTTCTATTTTTACTTCCGCTTCTAGCCGTCGGAGCGCAGGCATTAGAGCCAAAAATCGTAATAAAGCCCGAAGCGAGCCTAAAAAACGGGCTTTACTACGTAAAAGGCAAGCCCTACGACGGCACGTTAAAGATGCTGCGCTACAGCGTCGAGGACCTATATGACGTAAATGCGATGGGCATGGTCTATCCGAGGCTAAAACCTCTGCCGCCCACGCTCATACGCGAGATCGACGTGCAGAGCGGCACGGCGGTGCGATACAGGGACTACTTTGACGGCAGGGACAAACCCTCAAACGAATACCCTCTAAAAAACGGCGTCCGCGAGGGCACGGCGAAGCACTACCACGCAGATAGCGGCGCTCTGATGGGTGAGAGCGAATATAAAAACGGTGTCCGAGACGGGCGCTACCGCCGCTACTACTTTGACGAGGGCGGCGCGTTAGAGCAGGAGGGCACCTACAGGGCAGACAAGCGAGAGGGCGTATTTACCGACTATTACGTTAGCGGCGAGGTTAGCGCGCGCAGCCCATACGTCGGCGGACTGCGAAACGGCGAGGACACCGACTACTACAAAAGCGGCAAAATCCGCGGCAAGCGAACGTATAAAGAGGGCAAGCGAGAGGGCGCGGAGACGTGGTACTACGAAAGCGGCGCCGTGGAGGAGACGGGCGAATACAAAAATGACCGCAAAAACGGCGTTTGGAAGCGATTTTACGAAAACGGCAAAACGCGCGTGGTAGAAAATTACAAAGACGGCGAAAAGGACGGCGCCGCGCGCGAATACTACCCAAGCGGCAAGCTACGAGGCGAATACGAGTACAAAGACGGCCGCCAAACGGGCGCGGGGCTGGACTACTACGAGGGCGGGGCGATAGCGGCGAAAGTGATGTTTAAAAACGGGCGCTATCACGGCCTATATGAGGAGTACCACGAAAACGGCAAGCTAAAAGCCAGAGTGATGTTTGAGGATGGGCTGGAAACCGGCACGGCGAAACACTACTACGCAAACGGCAAGCTAGAGGCCGAGGGGGAGTTTGAGCGCGGTAGGCTCATCCGCGCCAAAAAATACGACAAATCGGGTAAGCTAATCAGCGATAAGTCTGATAAAAACGGACTGCCAAGGGAGTAAGATTAGCTAAATTTATGCCTTTGCGGTTTAAATTCGCTCTTTAAATTTTAGCTTTTAGCCGTAAATTTAACGCTTATATCGCTTTGGCGGGAAATTTGGCGCGCAAAGCTTAAAAAGCGACGAAGCGATAAAAAGCCGCGAAATTTTATAAATTTTACCGCGCGAAACGACTACTCGCAAACGGCGCTTAAATTTCACGGCGCGAGATTAAAGCGCTAAAACATAAAGCGACGATATTTGCGCGGCAAGGGGCGGGTCTAGGCGAAATTTGATGGCAAAATGCGGTTTTTAGGCATTTGCAGGCATAAAACGGAGGCGGTTTGGGCGTTAAGCTTGCATTTAAAGATCCGAAGCTCACCAAAAACGTAGGCGCGAGACTTGCGGACGCGAACGGGTAAAATTTGCAGGCAATTTTACCTTGCAAAAAATAAAACTTTGCCAAACCGAAAAGCCGTAAATTTAATCCGCCCGCGCGAAGTAATCAAAATGCCGCTTTTAGCCGATAAAATTTACACGCAAATTTAGGTCGCTAGCGCGCTAAAATTTGACCACATTTTCGTCGCAGGCTAAAAAATTTACGCGCCTAATTTTAACTCGTTATTTTAGGCAATTACTGCCAAATTTAACGCGGCGGACGAAATTTAAATTTATAGCAAATTTAATTTAAAACCGTAAAATCGCCGAAATTTAAGGAGAAAATATGAAAAAAATCGGCCTAATCGGCGGGATGAGTTTTGAGTCTACGATAACGTATTACGAGCAAATAAATCGCAAAATAAACGAGCGCTTGGGCGGCCTTAGCAGCGCGGAGATACTGCTAAGCAGTGTAAATTTCGAGGAGATCGAGGCCTGCCAGCGCGAAAACAGATGGGAGGACGCGGGCGAAATTTTGGCGCGGCATGCTAGGATTTTACAATGCGGCGGGGCGGATTTTATCTTCATCTGCACAAACACGATGCACAGGTGCTTTGACACCGTGCAAAGCGCCGTTAGCGTGCCCGTAGCGCACATCGCGGACGCCACGCTAAAAGCGCTAAAAAACGCAGGCGTCGCCAAGGTAGGGCTGCTCGGCACCGTTTATACGATGACGCAGGATTTTTACAAAAGTCGGCTGATAGAGGGCGGCGCGGAGGTGCTTTTGCCAAGCGCGGGGGATATGGCGGAAGTAAATCGCGTCATCTTTGAGGAGCTTTGCTACGGCAAAATCGCGCCTAGCTCAAAGGCCAATTTCTTGCGCATCATCGAGGATTTTAGGTCGCGCGGCGCGCAAGGAGCGATACTTGGCTGCACCGAGATAGACTTGCTGGTATCGCAGGCGGATACGGATATGCGACTTTTTGATACGACGCAGATACACATTGACGCGGCGGTTGAGGCGGCGCTGTCTACGCTTAATCAAAATGGTCGCTAGACGAAGGAAATGACTTAGCCGAGCGGTAAGCAAGGTTGTTTAATAAAATCCACTAATTTTAGTTGCTTGCTAAAAATTTTACCGCTTCATAAGCGTTTTGAAATATTAAATCCGAATGCTCTTTTAGACTTTGCGCATCCGCGTATCCGCAAGTTAGGCCGATACCTTTGATGCCGGCGTTCTTTGCCGCCATTAGATCCATCTGCGTATCGCCTATAATAAATGCGTTTCGCTTATCTTTTCCAAGTTTTGTGAGAGCTAAATTTACGGGCTCCGCGTTAGGTTTTGGATTTAGCACGTCGTCGCGGCCTACCACCACTTTTATAAAATTTAAGACCCCTAAATTTTCAAGCAAAATCTCCGAAAATTTTGACGTTTTCGTAGTAACTACGCCGACATCAGCAATACTAGATGCTAAACCTACGGCATCTTTTGCAAACGGCAAACTAGAGGCCCATGGCGAGTTTGAGCGCGGCAGGCTCATCCGCGCCAAAAAATACGACAAATCGGGTAAGCTAATCAGCGACAAGCAGGGTAAAAACGGACTTCCGAGGGAGTAAATACTAAAATAAGTTGCTATTTACATCATTTGAATTTTTACCAAACCAAATATTTGCATCTTTTATATTTTGAATACTTTAATTAGCTTTAAATCACACTACAATAGTCGCACTTAATATTAAAATTTTTATATTTATCTTTTGCATCTTAGTAATAAAAGCAGCAATCTCATTTATAAAATCGATAATATTTTTATAAATAAAAGCGAAATTTCAATATAACAAGTAGTATAATTGCAAGCATATAAATATTATTTTTTATATTTTAAATGTATTTTTGATTTTTGTATTCTGGTTTTTAAATATCTTAATAAGGAGCAAAAATGCATACTCTTGGTCTAATCATAGCCTTACTTACGCTTTTTGTCGTAGGCTGGGCGATTTTAAAAGGCAAATACGCCACTTTCGTGCTTTTACTATCTGGTGTTATCATGCTTGTCTCTTCAGTCATTCTTGATACGGGAAAATTTTTACCAGAAAAGGTAAAGAGCACTGGAAATTCCTTACTGGATGTAGTTGAGTTTATCCGCTATACGCTCTCAAATAATTTTTCACAACTTGGACTTTTAATCATGTTAATGGTCGGTTTTGCAAGTTATATGACTCATATCGGAGCAAATCAAGCCTTTGTAGGCATCGCCACAAAAAGGTTTAAAGCCATAAAAAGCCCATATTTTATGATATTCATAGCTTTTTGCGTAGCAAAACTTATAAGCATGGTCATAACCAGCGCGGTTGGACTTGGCGTGCTTTGTCTTGCACTTCTTGGACCAGTTCTTATATCACTAGGACTAAATAAACTAAGTGTTGGTAGTATTTGTGCGATGAGTGGAGCTAGCTCAATGGTACTTCTTGGCTCATCGACAGCCGCTGCTGCAAAAGCAACTGAACTTGAGGTGTTTGATTATGTTTTTATCTATAAAATTCCAGCAGCTCTTCCAACTGTGCTCGTGATCGGCATTGCATTAGTTCTTTGGAATAGATACTTAGACAAAAAAGAAGGTTGGGTTTGTAGCGAGCATGTAGGAGAGAGCATTAGTTTTGACGATAAGGTGGATGTTCCAAAAGAGCAAGCACCTATGATCTATGCTCTTTTACCATTTTTACCGATGATTTTAGTAGTAGTTTTTTCACCATATTGTTTAAAAACCATAAAATTAAATATATCAAGCGTCATAATCCTTTCTATGATAATTGCTATGGTTTTTGAAGCATTTAGGCATAAATTTAGCTTTGAAAAGCTTGGCGAAGGGCTAAAAGTATTTTTTAATGCCATGGCAAAAAGCTTAAGCGGTGTTGTTATGTTGGTTGTGGCAGCTGGTATATTTGCTGAAGGTTTTAAAGCCCTTGGTATGCTTGATGCTATTGTAAATTTGGCAAAAAGCATAGGCTTTGGAGGGCTTGGCATGTCTATACTTTTTGTATTTATAACAACCATCGTTACAATCATAGCTGGCTCAAATGGCGCAAGCTTTTATCCACTTTTAAATATGGTGCCAAATATAGCTAAGAGTTTAAACATCAACTCTGTTATGCTCGTGCTTCCTATGCATCAAGCCTCCACAATAGCTAGACCACTTTCACCTGTCTCTGGCGTAGTTGTAGCCATTTCAGGTATGCTTCACATTAGCCCGCTTTCGCTCATTAAAAGATGTAGCGTACCAGCTATTTTAGGTCTTATAAGCCACCATATATTTGTATTTTTACTATCATTTTAAGGAGAAAATATGAGATGGAGCTTTGATGATTCTTATGTAGATTTTGATAACGAAATTTTTACCTCATCGTTTGAAAATTTAAAAGCACAAAATGAAAATTTGGTTAATTTTTTAAACAATAGCGAGCTTACCAAAGCTATCATCTCATACGAAGAAGCGTACAAAGAAGCGGCTAGCCTACTCGCATTTTGTCGTTGCAAAAGTAGTGATAATACAAAAGATGAGCTAGCTAGTAAATTTGAGCTAAAAATAAAAGAGCAAAAAGCTAAACTTGATACGGCAAAGGAGCTACTTTTTGATAAATTTGATAGCCTAAAAAATGATAATAAAATTTTTCAAAGCACTCAATTTAAACATATAAAATTTCTATATTTAGGGCATAAAAATAGCAAGAGCAAAATACGAAAAAAGAGTGAAAGAGATTTTTTTGCAAATTTAGCGCTCACAAATTTTTTCCCACTTTTTACAAATTTTAGACATCTAAATAATTTAATAAATATCTCTGCTACCAATAAAAATGCAAAAACACAAAGCTATAATCTTGCAAAATGTATGGGCATATTAAAAGGATCAGATGATGAAATTTTACGCAAAAATGTGTTTGATGCTCTAAGTTCTCACTATGATAAATTTTCCGATCTTTATCTTGATATCTTAAATATGCTTCATGGATTTAGACTGGCTAAATTTAAGGCAGCAAAAGTTGATTTTTTAACTCCAAGCCTTGAAGAAAATAAAATGAGCCTTGACACTTTAAACGCCATGCAAGAAGCTATTAGCAAAAGAGTGAAAAAAATAAGAGAATGCGTAAGAGTAAGAGCTAGCTTTTTAGGTGGCAAAAGTATGAGAAGTTGCGATCTTTTGGCACCTTATCCACTTAGCAAGCACAGTAAAATTTCTCATGACGAGGCTATTAAAATCATCAAGAAAGCATTAAAACCACTGGGTGAAGATAGCTTTATCAAGCTTATGATAGACAAACACTGGATAGAAAGCGATGTACGAGAAAATAAAGCTGGTGGAGCATTTTTTGTAAGTTTACCAAAATTTAAGCAACCAAGAATTTTTACCACATACATGAATACTCTTTCGCACTTAATCCAGCAAGCTCATGAGCTTGGGCATGCTTGGCACTACTACTTGATGCGTGATCTTCCGGTTTTAAGCGCAAACTTTCCAATGAGCTTAGCCGAGAGCGCGAGTACATTTAATGAGACTCTTTTACGAAATGAACTAAAAAAAGATGACTCACTTAGGGTAGAAATTTTATGGCAAGAGCTAAAAAGTGCTGCAAATTTTTTACTACATATAAGCGTTAGATACGAGTTTGAAACTAGCTTTTTAAAACTACGACAAAAAGGTCAAGTCAGCAAAAAAGATGCAAACGATCTTTTAAAGCAAGCTTGGGATAAATTTTATAAAGACAGCACGAGCGATGTTGAAGAATTTTTGCCATATTTTAAGCCACATTTTTATAAAACAGATAATTATATCTACAACTATCCTTATAGTGTCGGTTATCTACTATCACAATTCTTTCTAAGTGAGTTTAAAAAAGACGAAGCAAAATTTTGCAAAATTTATAAACAATTTTTAATAGAGTGCGGCACGAAAAGCGTAGAAGAGCTAGTGAAAAAACACTTTAAAAAAGATACGACAAAGTGTGAATTTTGGCTGATTGGCATAGATGAAGCGCTAAAAAATTTAGATGAGTTTAAAAAGGTAGTGACCGTATAAATTCGCTAGTTATCTTAAACGTTTTATCTTTTTTCGAGAAATTTTATAAATTTTTGATGGTGCATCTTCGAAAAAATGATCATCTACTATTTCATCAGCCACGCTCATAGCCCAAGCTTCATTAAAATTTTGCCCATTTTTGTTCGCACTACTTGAATAAAGCCAGTCAAATTTAGCTAAAAATTTTTCGTGCTCGCACTCTTTTACGACTCTAATAGCCTTTAAATTTGGATACAAAAATGTAGCTTTTCTTGAACGGCGTATAAAATTTTTATACTTTTTTGGCACTCTAACAAGCTCATTTAAAACGCTAAATTTTGCCGTCGTGATAAGGCAAGGTTTATTCTCATCACGCATTTTGGCCTTATTTATCTCTTTATAATCTTTACTCAAAAAGCCAGCTGTCGTATCGGTTTGTGCTAGAAATATCATAATTTTTCTCTTTTTGATAGTAAAAATATACAAGAGATTATTAGGGCAAATCCCAAAAAGTCCCAAAATACAAATTTTGTCCCAAGCCAAAAGTAGCCAAAGAAGGCTGCACTTAGTGGCTCTATGCAGGCTAATAAACTAGCTTTTGCTGCGCCTATTAGCTTAACACCTATCATATAAAAGCTAAATGCAAAAATGGTGCCAAGCGTAATAACAGCAATAAATGCCAGCCATTGATTTATCCCATTAAGCCCAGCAAAATTCCAAACTCTCATATAACAAGCAAGCACTACTCCGCCCATAACCATGCCCCAGCCAAGCGTGAGAGTGACTGAATATTTCGTATTTAGCCTTGCTGGAGCTAGGTTATAAACGCAGACGCAAATAGCGCTAACTAAGCACCAAAATAGCGCTTTTGGCGAGATGACAATAGATGAAATTTGAGCATGTGTGCTTAGGAAAAATACGCCAAGCATCGCGCAAAGCAGAGCTAAAATTTCAAGTGGTCTTGGTGCTCGCTTCTCTTTTAGGCAGATGACGGCTAGGATGAGAACTGGCGCAGTGTATTGAATAACAGTCGCAACTGCGGCATTTGAAAGCTCAATGGAGTAAAAATAAGCGTACTGCGTCATCATAAGCCCAAGCAGGGCATAGACTAAAAACTCGCCAAGTAGCTTTATATCTTTAATCGGAGCAAAAACGGCACTTGGTTCTTTAAAAGCATAAAAAATCACAATAACAATGCCAGCTAGCATAAGTCTATATGGCACCAAAAAATCAGAACTTATACCAAGTGAAAATAGATATTGCCCACAAACCCCACTAAATCCCCAAAGGATACCACCAACTAAAGTAAGGAGTATCCCAAGACGATGAGTATTCATTGAATTTATCTATCTTTATGAAGCTGTGCATCTTTGCCATAATACGGCGAATATGGTCCATAAAGTATGCAGTTATGGCAATCTCTTGAAAATAAATAAGCATCTGCCATTACTGCTAGATCGTATGATCTATCTGAGATGGTATTTGCCACTTGTGAGATGACAGCTGAGACTAACATGCCAAGTAGGCTACTTTGGCCACTACTGCTATCTTCTGCTGCTATGGCACTGCCTTGCCAAAGAGTAGCGCCGCTTTTTATATCAATAAGCTTTGCTTCAAGGACAACCTTTGTTGAGCTTGAGATGACCGCATAGCTCGTGCCATAATCTTTTATATTGACGTAAAGCACACTATCAGCATGGAAAATTTTATCAAGCTTATTTAGTGGCACGGCTGCGATCTCACTTGGCTCGGTTATACCATTTAGCTTAAAGGTATCATTTACAAGAGCCACTGGAAATACATAGTATCCTGCCTCACTTAGTGGTGCGACTGCATTTGCTAAAACAGCAGCTGGACCTGAAATTTCTGTGCTATCGTTTGTTGGCATAAGCACTAAGATAGAGTGAGGTCTTTTTTGTAAAAATTCTGAGTAGTCGTATGGCTCAGGCTCTTTTATAGAGCAACCCGTAAAAAAAACTACCAAAAATATAGCGGCTATAAATTTAAGGCTATTTTTCATTATTTGCCCCCTCTTTTTGCTCTACTTTTTTTGGAGTTAAATTTTTAGAGCCTTTGATGAAATTTATATACTCCATTGACTCTGGGAAATTTTGAACCTCTTTGTCAAAATTTGCATTTGCAGCGCCTAAATTTCCGTTATTTAAGTATAAAAGTCCAAGGTGTGCGTATACGCCAGGAGCGATCTTATAGCCCTTTTGTGTTGATATCTGCACCAAATTTTCTAAGCGTGAAATTTGCTCGTTTGTATCGCCCTCTTCATTTAGATAACTATATAGCGAGCTACTATATGATCCGTCCCAATAATAAAGTGATCTTGGGCCGTTTGAATGACCGCAACCCGCTAAAAATAGCACAAAAAGCGCGAGGCTGGCAAGCTTTATTTTACTTGCCATGCTCCACTTTCTATGTCATTTACTAGATTATTTACTGCTTCAATAATAGCTAGACTTAAAACCTTGCCATTTAGCGTAGAGTCGTATCCTGCTGTGCCACCAAAACCGATGATCTCTCTGTTTGAAAGGGTGTATTCTCCAGCACCGCTAACTGAATAGACAACCTCGGCTGTTTTGGTATCAACGATATTTAAATTTACCTTTGAATAGGCAGTTTGTTGCTTGCCTTTGCCAAGTATGCCAAATAGCTGATGATCACCCGTAGTTTTTCGTCCAAACTCGGTCACATCACCAGTTATAACGTATCTTGCGCCTTTTAGATTTTGAGCGGTTTTACTTAGCTCGCTCTCTTGTTTGATCACTTTCATATTTGATCTATCAAGCACCAAAAATCTACCACTTTGCTGTAAATTTGTGATCAAAATGCTTTGAGCTTGGTTGCCAAGCCTATCCTCGCCATCAGCAAATACACCATTTTGGTAAGCTGATTGATTATTAAATCGACCTATCGAAACCGAAATTTTTTGACCATTGTAAACTGTGCCGTAGCTTGCTACTTTTGGAGTCTCAACAACCCTTGAACTCTCACTCGCACATCCAGCAAAAAGAGCTGCCGTAAGCAAAACTGCACCAAATTTAAATATATTTTTCATTTTTTATCCTTTGCGACAAAATCGCTTGTATATTACTAAATTTCTTTTTAAATAGCTTTAAATTTCATCCATGTACCTTTTAAGTATCTAATCGTAAAAAGCACCGCCTTTACGGCCCAGTCAGCAAACATTGCAAACCAAGTACCTATCATGCCAAGATCAAATGTAAGTGCAAAGACATAGGCCAAGATGACTCTACAAGCAAACATACAAACTAAATTTACAATCATCGGATATTTAGCATCCCCTGCTGCTCGAAAAACGGTTGGATATGTGTAGGCAAGTGGCCAGATAAGACACATAGCGATACCGTGATACCAGACGATCTGTCTTGTTAAATTTATAGCTTCGCTTGAGAGATTATAAACCCTAAGCAGTGGCTCAAGTAAAAGCAAAATTACTGCTGTGCTAAAAAGCTGGACAATATAGATGCTTATCATCGATTTTTTTACGTAAAATTTAGCCTGAGCAAAGTCGTTTGCACCAACACACCTTGAGATAACCACGCTAAGCCCTGTGCCTATCGCCATACCAGGAAGCACTTGAAACATCACGATCGTCCCTCCCACGGCATTTGCAGCGATACTTGCTGTGCCAAAGAGTGAAACAAGGCTCAAAACGATGATGCGACCCACATAAAACATCGAATTTTCAAAGCCATAAGGCACTCCGATATTTAAAATTTTCTTGATGATCTCGTAGTCAAATTTATAGATAAAGCTCTTTCTTACGTGAAGTTTTAGCCTTATATCAAGGAGTAGATAGACTATAACAAAGCAAGCGAGCACCTTGGCTATAAGCGTACTGATGGCGATACCTAAAATACCAGTATGAAATGTATAAATACTAATGGCAGTGAGCAATACATTTAATAAATTTGCAGCCGCCATAATATACATAGGAAGCTTGGCATTTGACATCGTGCGAAAGATCGCCGCAGCTGCTGCATAGACAGCTAAAAATGGCGCGGAAATGGCCGAGAAAACAAGATAGTGGCTAGCATCATGCCTTACTTGCTCACCAATATCACCAAAGACATAATCTAGGATAATATCTTTTAAAACTATGATGACCACTGCGATAAAAAGGGCAAAGATAAAACTAAACCAAACGAGCTGATTTGCTGTGATTTTGGCATTGCCACTTTGTTTATTGCCAAGATACTGGCTAGCAACCACTGAGCCTCCAGTAGCGATAGCAGTAAATATGCTAACAAATAGCGCCATGACAAATTCCACAAGACTAATCGCACTTACAGCACTTTCGCTAACACTTGCTGCCATTAGCGAGTTTGCAAGCCCTAGGCTATACTCTAAAAACTGCTCAACCGCAATAGGGAAAAAGAGCTTTGCAAGATTAGCATTTGAGAAAAATTTTGTATTTTGATCTTTGATTTTGTTTACCATGCTTCCCCTAAGATAAACTTAAAAAAATTTTAATATTTAAGCCAAGATCTGCTTTTTGCAAATCCTGACTTAAAAATTTTAGTGTCTTGAAAGATAATTTGTATCGTAGTTATTGCTTAAAAAGTCTTTGTTTTCCATCATAGCGATGTGAAAATCTTTTGTTGTTTTGATGCCATTTATTATGAGCTGATCAAGAGCTACTTTCATCTTATGGATCGCCCTATTTCTATCGATATCCCAAACCACAAGTTTGCCGATCATACTATCGTAATACGGCGGTATAGAGTAGTCTTGATAGATATGGCTATCCATTCTTACATTGCGGCCACCTGGGCAGACATATTTTGTGATCTTGCCAGGACACGGCGTAAATGTATTTGGATCTTCAGCTGTTATCCTGCACTCGATCGCATGACCTTTTAGCTCAATGCTCTCTTGTGATGGTAGTGCCTCGCCTTCAGCCACTTTTATCATAAGCTCGATGATATCAAGTCCGCTTACCATTTCGCTTACTGTGTGCTCAACTTGAAGTCTTGTATTCATCTCGATGAAGTAAAAGTCCAAATTTTTATCAACCAAAAACTCAAACGTACCAGCTCCCTCGTAACCAATCGCTTTTGCCGCTTTTATGGCTGTTTCGTGAAGTCTCTCT
Encoded proteins:
- a CDS encoding aspartate/glutamate racemase family protein, producing the protein MKKIGLIGGMSFESTITYYEQINRKINERLGGLSSAEILLSSVNFEEIEACQRENRWEDAGEILARHARILQCGGADFIFICTNTMHRCFDTVQSAVSVPVAHIADATLKALKNAGVAKVGLLGTVYTMTQDFYKSRLIEGGAEVLLPSAGDMAEVNRVIFEELCYGKIAPSSKANFLRIIEDFRSRGAQGAILGCTEIDLLVSQADTDMRLFDTTQIHIDAAVEAALSTLNQNGR
- a CDS encoding threonylcarbamoyl-AMP synthase, whose amino-acid sequence is MIFLAQTDTTAGFLSKDYKEINKAKMRDENKPCLITTAKFSVLNELVRVPKKYKNFIRRSRKATFLYPNLKAIRVVKECEHEKFLAKFDWLYSSSANKNGQNFNEAWAMSVADEIVDDHFFEDAPSKIYKISRKKIKRLR
- a CDS encoding DNA-deoxyinosine glycosylase produces the protein MSQTHPFKPIFDKNSKILILGSFPSVVSRKFGFYYANPQNRFWRVLAGILNAPTPTSTDEKINFLLASRIAIYDAAISCEIKGSSDAKMTAVVPANLEPIFKTANITQVYANGGKAHEICEKYLKTQILNATGKEPVKLPSTSPANANFSFERLVQDWAVVAEALKDG
- a CDS encoding peptidase M3; its protein translation is MRWSFDDSYVDFDNEIFTSSFENLKAQNENLVNFLNNSELTKAIISYEEAYKEAASLLAFCRCKSSDNTKDELASKFELKIKEQKAKLDTAKELLFDKFDSLKNDNKIFQSTQFKHIKFLYLGHKNSKSKIRKKSERDFFANLALTNFFPLFTNFRHLNNLINISATNKNAKTQSYNLAKCMGILKGSDDEILRKNVFDALSSHYDKFSDLYLDILNMLHGFRLAKFKAAKVDFLTPSLEENKMSLDTLNAMQEAISKRVKKIRECVRVRASFLGGKSMRSCDLLAPYPLSKHSKISHDEAIKIIKKALKPLGEDSFIKLMIDKHWIESDVRENKAGGAFFVSLPKFKQPRIFTTYMNTLSHLIQQAHELGHAWHYYLMRDLPVLSANFPMSLAESASTFNETLLRNELKKDDSLRVEILWQELKSAANFLLHISVRYEFETSFLKLRQKGQVSKKDANDLLKQAWDKFYKDSTSDVEEFLPYFKPHFYKTDNYIYNYPYSVGYLLSQFFLSEFKKDEAKFCKIYKQFLIECGTKSVEELVKKHFKKDTTKCEFWLIGIDEALKNLDEFKKVVTV
- a CDS encoding HAD-IA family hydrolase — encoded protein: MSLPRSNSPWASSLPFAKDAVGLASSIADVGVVTTKTSKFSEILLENLGVLNFIKVVVGRDDVLNPKPNAEPVNLALTKLGKDKRNAFIIGDTQMDLMAAKNAGIKGIGLTCGYADAQSLKEHSDLIFQNAYEAVKFLASN
- the dcuC gene encoding C4-dicarboxylate transporter DcuC, producing the protein MHTLGLIIALLTLFVVGWAILKGKYATFVLLLSGVIMLVSSVILDTGKFLPEKVKSTGNSLLDVVEFIRYTLSNNFSQLGLLIMLMVGFASYMTHIGANQAFVGIATKRFKAIKSPYFMIFIAFCVAKLISMVITSAVGLGVLCLALLGPVLISLGLNKLSVGSICAMSGASSMVLLGSSTAAAAKATELEVFDYVFIYKIPAALPTVLVIGIALVLWNRYLDKKEGWVCSEHVGESISFDDKVDVPKEQAPMIYALLPFLPMILVVVFSPYCLKTIKLNISSVIILSMIIAMVFEAFRHKFSFEKLGEGLKVFFNAMAKSLSGVVMLVVAAGIFAEGFKALGMLDAIVNLAKSIGFGGLGMSILFVFITTIVTIIAGSNGASFYPLLNMVPNIAKSLNINSVMLVLPMHQASTIARPLSPVSGVVVAISGMLHISPLSLIKRCSVPAILGLISHHIFVFLLSF
- a CDS encoding toxin-antitoxin system YwqK family antitoxin yields the protein MKILKFLFLLPLLAVGAQALEPKIVIKPEASLKNGLYYVKGKPYDGTLKMLRYSVEDLYDVNAMGMVYPRLKPLPPTLIREIDVQSGTAVRYRDYFDGRDKPSNEYPLKNGVREGTAKHYHADSGALMGESEYKNGVRDGRYRRYYFDEGGALEQEGTYRADKREGVFTDYYVSGEVSARSPYVGGLRNGEDTDYYKSGKIRGKRTYKEGKREGAETWYYESGAVEETGEYKNDRKNGVWKRFYENGKTRVVENYKDGEKDGAAREYYPSGKLRGEYEYKDGRQTGAGLDYYEGGAIAAKVMFKNGRYHGLYEEYHENGKLKARVMFEDGLETGTAKHYYANGKLEAEGEFERGRLIRAKKYDKSGKLISDKSDKNGLPRE